TTCTTGCAATACAATGCCGGGATGGGTGTTCCCCTCATCCCGGTTTTTTATGAAAGTCATAATTATCAAAGTCGACTCATCTCAAAGGAGTGATCCGATGAATTCAATCAAAGGTATTTTCACAGTATTATCCGCAGTATTGTTGCTTGTTGTTTTTTCTTCTTATCCTGCCTTCGCCGGTGACAAGGCGCTCAAGGTAGGAATTATCAATATCCAGAAGGTGGTTGCGTTGTCCAAGGTCGGCCAGGAAGCCAGAGATGCGGTCAAGGCCAAATTCGATGAATATCAGGTTAAGCTCCGTAAGGAAGAAGAGTCGTTAGTGGCCCTGAAGGATGATATCGAGAAGAAAGGAGCGGTCTGGAGTGAAGAAATCCGTACCGAAAAGCAGAGAGAGTTCGAACGGAGAGTCAAGGCGCTGGAAGACGAATCCAAGTATGCAACCAACGACATGAAAGAGTTTGAAAAGAAGAAAGTAGAGCCGGTGTTGCAGGAACTTGAAGCCATTATCGATGATTTCGGTAAGAAGGAGAATTATTCGATGATCCTCGATGCCAGCCGTGGCGTTATCTATATGGATGAGGCCCTAGATATCAGCGCCGCTGTGGCAGCTGAACTCGACAAGAGAAAAGGCGAGAAGAAATAAGTCCATTTCCTGATCCGAACCAAAAAGCCGACATGGGAATTTTTCCCGTGTCGGCTTTTTTTTTTGCAATTCAGTTTTTCCCGGTTAATTCCAGGGCGGCGGAGGTGATTGCGGTTTCATCGATATGGGAATTCTTGTACAGGATTTCCTGGGGACCCTGCTCGATGAATTTGTCCGGATACCCGAGGTTTTTCACATCAACTTTGCCGAGAAGGCCTCGTCTGGCCAGGAGTTCCAACACCGAGCTGCCGAAACCGCCTTTAATGGCGTTGTCCTCAACGGTGACGACCTTGCCGGTTCGTTTCGCCCATTCGGCAATCAGATTGCCGTCCAGGGGATTGATGAAACGGGGGTTGATGACTGCCGCCTCAATCCCCAGTTTTTTGAGCCCTTCAGCGGCGGACAATGCCGGATACACCCGGTTGCCGACGGGAAGCAGCAGGATGTCATCTCCTTCCCGGAGAACCTCTCCTTTACCGAATGGTATTTTTTCAAGCTCTCTGTCCATTGTTACCCCCACCCCGCTGCCGCGGGGGTATCTGACTGCTGCAGGGCCTGGATAATTGATTGCCGTGTAGAGCATATGCTGCAGTTCGTTCTCGTCTTTTGGGGCGAGAAACACCAGATTCGGTACATATCGCAGGAACGAGATGTCAAAGACCCCATGGTGGGTCGGGCCGTCATCGCCGACCACCCCGCCCCGGTCGAGGGCAAAGGTGACGGGAAGGTTGGGCAGGCAGACGTCGTGGATAACCTGGTCCAGAGCTCGCTGCATGAATGTCGAATAGATGGCGACCACCGGCAGCAATCCTTCAATAGCGAGGCCGGCGGCAAAGGTGACTGCGTGCTGTTCAGCAATCCCGACATCGAAGAATCGGTCAGGAAATCTTTCGGCAAAACCGGTCAGCCCGGTACCTGCCGGCATGGCTGCGGTGATCGCGGAGACCCTCGGGTCCTCCTCGGCAATTCTGATCAGGGTTTTGCCGAAGGTGGAGGTGTAGGAAGGAGGCGTTTTCGCAACGGGGAGCGGGGCGCCGGTGGCGATATCGAAGGGGCCGACCCCGTGGTAATCGCCGGGGTTTTCCTCGGCCGGTTTATACCCTTTGCCCTTGGTGGTGAGCACATGGATCAGGACCGGACCGTGGCTGAAATCGCGCACGTTGTTCAGGGTTTCGATCAGGGTGTTCAGGTCGTGGCCCTTGATCGGGCCGACATATTCAAATTTCAGGGCCTCGAAGAGCATGCCCGGAGTAAAGAAACCCTTGAAACTCTCCTCGCTTTTTTTCAGGACCTGGAGGATGTTTTCCCCGACATTGGAAAATGATTTGAGAAAGCCCTCAACATCCCGCTTCAGGCGGGAAACCGCCCGCCCGGTCATCTTGCGGCTCAGGAAGCTGGACAGGGCGCCGACATTGGGCGAGATCGACATTTCGTTGTCGTTCAGGATGACGATCAGATCCTTGTCGATATGCCCAGCCTGGTTCAACGCTTCAAAGGCCATGCCGCCGGTCATCGAGCCGTCACCGATGACCGCGATCGTCTTTCGGGAGTCACCTTTCAGGTTTCTGGCCACGGCCATCCCCAAGCTTGCCGAGATCGAGGTGCTGCTGTGGCCGGTATCGAAGGCG
The nucleotide sequence above comes from Pseudomonadota bacterium. Encoded proteins:
- the dxs gene encoding 1-deoxy-D-xylulose-5-phosphate synthase; translated protein: MTSTAPILPEINSSSDLKKVPQAELPRLAEEIRREIISTVSTNGGHLAPSLGVVELTMAIHYVFDTPEDKVIWDVGHQTYAHKLLTGRRDNFHTIRQYKGLSGFPKMEESPYDAFDTGHSSTSISASLGMAVARNLKGDSRKTIAVIGDGSMTGGMAFEALNQAGHIDKDLIVILNDNEMSISPNVGALSSFLSRKMTGRAVSRLKRDVEGFLKSFSNVGENILQVLKKSEESFKGFFTPGMLFEALKFEYVGPIKGHDLNTLIETLNNVRDFSHGPVLIHVLTTKGKGYKPAEENPGDYHGVGPFDIATGAPLPVAKTPPSYTSTFGKTLIRIAEEDPRVSAITAAMPAGTGLTGFAERFPDRFFDVGIAEQHAVTFAAGLAIEGLLPVVAIYSTFMQRALDQVIHDVCLPNLPVTFALDRGGVVGDDGPTHHGVFDISFLRYVPNLVFLAPKDENELQHMLYTAINYPGPAAVRYPRGSGVGVTMDRELEKIPFGKGEVLREGDDILLLPVGNRVYPALSAAEGLKKLGIEAAVINPRFINPLDGNLIAEWAKRTGKVVTVEDNAIKGGFGSSVLELLARRGLLGKVDVKNLGYPDKFIEQGPQEILYKNSHIDETAITSAALELTGKN
- a CDS encoding OmpH family outer membrane protein, producing MNSIKGIFTVLSAVLLLVVFSSYPAFAGDKALKVGIINIQKVVALSKVGQEARDAVKAKFDEYQVKLRKEEESLVALKDDIEKKGAVWSEEIRTEKQREFERRVKALEDESKYATNDMKEFEKKKVEPVLQELEAIIDDFGKKENYSMILDASRGVIYMDEALDISAAVAAELDKRKGEKK